A stretch of the Streptomyces ortus genome encodes the following:
- a CDS encoding GH3 family domain-containing protein — translation MNSADQGAGPDRAARYTARVHAERAQLVSALDDLPGHQRHVLTDLLSFNAGTHYGTAHGFGRVRTLDEYRRAVPIQTYADLEPWIERSAAGEANVLTADRPAVFFTSSGSTGAHKKIPVTPRFMRTTFFPFYYAAWAPLLTHFPEVLQRPDAVLNLKHDPLSAPPTTSSGKPHVGASQVNFGDTFGEPLSAEPGTVDTAWAELPVPVDARDHLEKAYLRLRLAVTGDVRCVIGINPAMVAALPHQLRLWWPRIVKEIRDGTLGGHPHGSPDPLRAAELEALADRFGTVRPAHVWPRLRALFCWTTGLATLYLPRLREEFGAGVSVLPAPVAASEGPVAVALDRHGSAGSPVATACVYEFVDADDDLTPDAPTLTPQDLEAGRDYHVVFSHVGGLYRYAVGDVVRVVDRTGGVPRLAYAGRATRSDHAGERLRDAQVTRALAGALDAGGLELRNVATRVDTTDGTGRYVFAVSPAGSPWHDDETAAFGARLDEGLARESAGYRAARADGRLAAPTTLRLPADAFLRDWQDTVAGGVRPTQVKDRLFRQDPAQWERLVGRDAVAPGPPAREESL, via the coding sequence TCAACGCGGGGACCCACTACGGGACCGCGCACGGCTTCGGCCGTGTCCGCACCCTCGACGAGTACCGCCGGGCGGTGCCCATCCAGACGTACGCCGATCTGGAACCCTGGATCGAGCGGAGCGCGGCCGGTGAGGCGAACGTCCTGACCGCCGACCGGCCCGCGGTCTTCTTCACCAGCAGCGGAAGCACCGGCGCCCACAAGAAGATCCCGGTCACCCCACGCTTCATGCGTACCACCTTCTTCCCCTTCTACTACGCGGCCTGGGCACCGCTGCTCACCCACTTCCCCGAGGTGCTCCAGCGCCCGGACGCGGTGCTCAACCTCAAGCACGACCCGCTGTCCGCCCCACCCACCACCAGCTCCGGCAAACCCCATGTCGGCGCGTCCCAGGTGAACTTCGGGGACACCTTCGGCGAGCCCCTGTCCGCCGAGCCCGGCACCGTCGACACCGCCTGGGCGGAACTGCCCGTACCCGTCGACGCGCGCGACCACCTGGAGAAGGCGTACCTGCGGCTGCGCCTCGCGGTGACGGGCGACGTCCGCTGCGTCATCGGGATCAACCCCGCGATGGTCGCCGCCCTGCCCCACCAACTGCGCCTGTGGTGGCCGCGGATCGTCAAGGAGATCCGCGACGGCACCCTCGGCGGCCACCCGCACGGCAGTCCCGACCCGCTCCGGGCGGCCGAACTGGAAGCCCTCGCCGACCGGTTCGGGACCGTACGCCCCGCTCATGTGTGGCCCCGGCTAAGGGCCCTGTTCTGCTGGACCACCGGCCTCGCCACCCTCTATCTGCCCCGGCTGCGCGAGGAGTTCGGCGCCGGAGTCAGCGTGCTGCCCGCCCCGGTCGCGGCCTCCGAGGGCCCGGTTGCGGTCGCCCTGGACCGGCACGGCAGTGCGGGAAGCCCCGTTGCCACCGCCTGCGTGTACGAGTTCGTCGACGCGGACGACGACCTGACGCCCGACGCACCGACCCTTACGCCCCAGGACCTCGAAGCGGGACGCGACTACCACGTCGTCTTCAGCCACGTCGGAGGCCTCTACCGCTACGCCGTCGGCGATGTCGTCCGGGTCGTCGACCGGACCGGCGGAGTACCCCGCCTGGCCTACGCGGGCCGGGCCACCCGCAGCGACCACGCGGGGGAGCGGCTGCGCGACGCCCAGGTCACCCGGGCCCTGGCCGGCGCACTGGACGCGGGCGGACTCGAACTGCGCAACGTGGCCACCCGGGTGGACACCACCGACGGCACCGGCCGGTACGTGTTCGCGGTGTCCCCGGCGGGCAGCCCCTGGCACGACGACGAGACCGCCGCGTTCGGTGCGCGGCTCGACGAAGGACTGGCCCGCGAATCGGCGGGCTACCGCGCGGCCCGGGCCGACGGCCGGCTAGCCGCGCCCACCACGCTCAGGCTGCCCGCCGACGCCTTCCTGCGCGACTGGCAGGACACCGTCGCCGGCGGTGTCAGGCCAACCCAGGTCAAGGACCGGCTCTTCCGACAGGATCCGGCCCAGTGGGAGCGGCTCGTGGGCCGCGACGCGGTGGCACCGGGCCCACCGGCCCGGGAGGAGTCCTTATGA